TGTACAAAGGGTTCCTGCCGGAACATCTCTTTGCAGCTTCTCCAACAACGGGCTTCTGGGATGAGTGGAACCCGGACGACATCAGCAACTTCAGAGAAAAACTCAGCACCCATCATCAAGAAATTGCAGCAGTGATCTTGGAGCCCATCGTGCAGGGCGCCGGCGGGATGCGTATCTATCATCCAGAGTTTCTAAAACAGGTGAGAGGACTGTGTGATGAATTCGGTGTGCTGTTAATTCTTGACGAAATTGCCACAGGCTTTGGCCGCACGGGTAAGCTGTTTGCCTGTGAGCATGCCGATATTCAACCGGACATTCTATGTGTCGGCAAAGCACTGACTGGGGGGTATATGACCCTTTCCGCAACGCTTGCAAGCAAAGAGGTTGCTGATACTGTGTGTGGCGGTGAAGCCGGATGTTTTATGCACGGTCCTACCTTCATGGGCAACCCACTCGCGTGTGCCGTTGGTGCCGCAAGTCTTGGGTTAATCGAACAAGGTGATTGGCAGTTACAGACGAAACAGATCGAATCACTTTTCTCAGAGCTGCTTCCAAAACTCAAACAACATGAGTTGGTCAAAGACGTTCGTTGGTTGGGCGCGATCGGTGTCGTGGAGACTCACACACCCGTTGATATGGAAGCAATACAAGCCCACTTTGTTGAACAAGGGGTGTGGATCCGACCTTTCGGGAAACTGATTTATATGATGCCTCCATTTATCAGCGAATCGCATCATATCGAGAAATTAGTCACCGCCATTGATAGTGCACTCCAACGACCAGAGTGTTTTCAATAACCTAACAACTTTTAACAATGGTTAGATTCAGGCAATAAAAAACCCAGCGCGCAGGCTGGGTTTCAATTCAAAGGTTAAATCATTAACCGATATGCGTTACGCCGCCCATGTACTTCTGAAGCACTGTTGGGATTGCGATACGGCCATCTGCTTCTTGGTTGTTCTCTAGAATCGCAACCATTGTACGACCTACAGCAAGACCAGAACCGTTTAGTGTGTGTACAAGCTCAGGTTTCTTCTCGCCTTTACGACGGAAACGTGCCTGCATACGGCGAGCTTGGAAGTCCCACATGTTTGAACAAGATGAGATTTCACGGTAAGTCTCTTGAGCTGGAACCCAAACTTCTAAGTCGTAAGTTTTCGCAGCGCCGAAGCCCATGTCACCGGTACATAGAACCACTTTGCGGTAAGGAAGCTCTAGAAGTTGTAGAACTTTCTCAGCGTGACCTGTTAGTTCTTCTAGTGCAGCCATTGAATCTTCAGGCTTAGTGATCTGTACAAGTTCAACTTTGTCGAACTGGTGCATACGGATAAGACCACGAGTATCACGACCGTAAGAACCTGCTTCAGAACGGAAACAAGGCGTGTGAGCTGTCATCTTAAGTGGCAGTTCAGCTTCTTCCGTAATGGTATCGCGCACTAGGTTCGTTACTGGAACTTCTGCAGTAGGGATAAGCGATAGTTTCTTAAGAGGAACGTCACTTACTTGCTCAGTTAGCGGGCTTGTGTGGAACAGGTCTTCACCGAACTTAGGTAGCTGACCAGTGCCGTATAGGCTGTCGTGGTTCACTAGGTACGGTACGTACATCTCTGTATAGCCGTGCTCATCAGTGTGAAGGTCTAGCATGAACTGAGCAATTGCACGGTGTAGACGCGCAAATTTACCCTTCATTACGATGAAGCGAGAACCAGAAATCTTAACCGCGCTTGCGAAATCAAGACCACCAGAAAGCTCACCAAGATCAACGTGATCTTTTACTTCAAAGTCGTAAGTCTTTGGCTCACCCCAACGAGAGATCTCTACGTTGTCGTCTTCGTCTTTACCTGCTGGTACTGAATCGTCTGGCAGGTTAGGAATTGCCATTGTGATCGCTTCAAGCTCACCTTGAAGATCGGCTAGTGCAACTTTAGCTGCGTCTAGTTCAGAACCTAGGTTACCTACTTCTGCAAGGATGCGCTCAGCTTCTTCGTGATCGCCTTTCGCTTTTGCTTGGCCAATGGACTTCGAGCGAGAGTTACGTAACGCTTGCAGTTCTTCAGTTTTCATTTGAAGGGACTTACGTTTTTCTTCAAGTTCACGAATTGTCTCTACATCAAGGTCAAAGCCTCGACGTGCTAATTTTGCCGCTGTTTCATCCAGCTCAGCTCGAAGTAATTTAGAATCCAGCATTGCTAATCCTATGCTTTAGTTATTTGAATATTCAGTAGCTTGACCACTGAAACACCACTAAACCGCCAAAACTGATGATTATTTCATCATTTTTTAACGATTTAATCTGAATTTTATGACTAGGTTAAGATATCCAAAAAAGGCTACTTTTCATAGCGTTTTTGTGGGCTTTTTGCGTCCAAATCCGCCAGATAATCTAGCTTCTCACCAATCTTGGTCTCTAAGCCTCGTTTTGTTGGGAAATAGTACTGACGCTCACCCATTTCTGGTGGCAGATACTTTTCCCCTGCTGCGTAGGCCCCAGGTTCGTCATGAGCATAACGGTATTCTTGCCCATAGCCCATGTCCTTCATCAAACTTGTTGGCGCATTTCTTAAGTGATGAGGCACTTCGTACTCAGGTAAGTTATGTGCATCGGTAAGTGCTTGCTTCCAGGCAGTGTAGACAGCGTTACTCTTTGGTGCACAAGCAAGGTAGACAACCGCTTGAGCAATCGCTCGTTCGCCTTCTGCAGGACCAATACGAGTAAAGCAATCCCAAGCCGAGATCGCAACCTGCATGGCTCTTGGGTCAGCGTTACCGATATCTTCAGATGCAATCGCCAACAGACGTCTCACGATGTACAAAGGGTCACAGCCAGCAGCAATCATACGAGCCGACCAATACAACGCAGCATCTGGGTTTGAACCACGAATGGACTTATGCACTGCTGAAATCAAGTCGTACCAAATGTCGCCTTTGTTATCAAAGCGAGCCACCTTCTCACCAGCGACTTCTGCTAGCAATTGAAGCGTAATTGACTTGCGGCCTTGCTCATCATCCTCAGCCATATCGTAAAGTAGCTCAAGATAGTTGAGTGACATGCGCGCATCGCCATTCACTAACTCAGCTAAACGATCTAATACGTTGTCTGCAAAGTGGGCACTTACATCACCTAGACCACGCTGTTTATCTTCAATGGCTTGGCGAATGACAAGAGAGATATCATCAGTATTGAGAGAAGTCAGTTTGTAGACACGCGCACGTGATAACAGTGCATTGTTGAGCTCAAAAGACGGGTTTTCGGTTGTCGCTCCAATAAAGGTAACGGTGCCATCTTCGATATGTGGTAAAAACGCATCTTGTTGGCTTTTGTTGAACCTGTGCACCTCATCCACAAACAAAATAGTTCGACGACCCGCTTGCTTGTTCTCACGAGCTTTATCAATCGCTACGCGAATGTCTTTCACACCCGAAGTCACCGCTGACACTCGCTCGACTTCAGCATTGGCATAATTCGCCGCCACCTCAGCTAACGTCGTCTTTCCGGTACCCGGTGGCCCCCATAAGATCATGGAGTGAATATGCCCAGCTTCGAGCGCTCGACGCAGAGGTTTACCGGGTCCCAGAATATGCTGTTGACCGATGTATTGCTCGACGGTTTCTGGTCTCATACGAGCAGCAAGGGGACGAAAATCTTCGTCCCCCGAAAAGTCTAAACTGTAGTTACTCAATGGCTATCTCTTGATTCGCGATTAAATGGACGACACTAAAGAATCAGTTTCTTTGGTCGTCAACTTCGACACCCTCTGGGGCGACGAAAGTAAAACGATCACTGCTTGGCTTACCAAGTTCAACATTACTGAATGTGAACTCACCTTTTTGACCGTCCTGCTCAATGACATTAAAGCCTTGAACGATGCCTTTGTCGTTGATCTGAATTTGGAAATCTCCTTGATTCGAATCAACAGCCGTTGGCTTGAGTGTAAATTGGTTACCTGATTGGGTTACATCGTAGTTATCCCAATCGCTCTGCTGGTTACGAGTCAGCAATACAAATGGCGTTTGCGCGGTTGCTTGTTCTTGCCAATAGATACTGACTTGCTCAATAAATGGGCTGTAGTACCAAAGGCTTTGACCATCAGAGACCAATAGGTTTTCATCTGGGAAGGTGGTTTCCCAGCGGAATAGGCTTGGGCGTGCAATTTCTACTGTACCCTCTCCTTCCATGACAACATCGCCATCAGGGCTTGTGACAACCTGTTTGAAATCGGCACTAAAACCTGCGTTTAGCGCGAGTCGGTTGCTCAGTTCTTCCTTCGGTGAAGCGAAAACGGAAAAACTCATAAATAGAAGTGCGAGTGCTTTTTTCATTAATTATCCTGTTACAAGGTAAATCGGCCATAAAGCTATGACCGATCATTAAGGGTTGAGTTCCTATCTACGCAATTAAGCGATTACTCTTTCGGCGGCGCTGGCGCTAATACTTCACGGTTACCATTGTGCCCTGGTGGGCTCACAATACCTTGAGCTTCTAACTGCTCAACAATACGAGCGGCACGGTTATAACCGATCTTAAATCGACGCTGAACACCCGACACCGAACCACGACGTGACTGAACCACATGCTCAACAACCTGATCAAACAGCGAGTCAACGTCTTCATCACCTTCCATCTTCTCGCCCGGAAGCAGAGTTTCTGGGGTCTGTTCGCCGTTGGTAATCTCATCGATGTAGTTTGGCTTACCACGCGCTTTCCAGTCGTTAACGACAGCATGTACATCATCATCCGATGCGAATGCACCGTGGACACGAATGGTATGACTTGAACCAGGTGGTAAGTAAAGCATATCACCCATACCCAGTAGTGATTCCGCACCACCTTGATCCAAGATAGTACGAGAGTCCGTTTTCGTCGATACGGTGAACGCAACACGAGTTGGGATATTCGCTTTAATCAAACCGGTGATTACATCAACCGAAGGGCGCTGTGTTGCAAGAATCAAGTGAATACCCGCTGCACGCGCTTTTTGTGCGAGACGTGCAATCAATTCTTCAACTTTCTTACCCACGACCATCATTAAGTCGGCAAATTCGTCAACAACGACAACGATATAAGGCAGTTTTTCAAGTAATGGAGGCTCAGGGTCCATACTATCGCCAGCTTGCCACAATGGATCATGAATTGGGTGCCCTGCTTCCGCCGCCATTTTCAGCTTATCGTTGTAGCCTTTAATGTTGCGTACGCCTAACGCTGACATTAGCTTATAACGTCGCTCCATCTCTCCCACACACCAGCGCAGTGCATTAGACGCATCTTTCATGTCGGTAACCACTTCTGACAATAGATGTGGGATACCTTCATAGATAGATAGCTCAAGCATTTTCGGGTCGATCATAATGAAGCGCAGATCTTCAGGCGTTGCCTTATACAACATACTCAAAATCATTACGTTTACACCCACAGACTTACCAGAACCAGTCGTACCTGCCACCAGCACGTGAGGCATTTTGGCGATATCAGCAATAACCGCTTCACCCGCGATGTCTTGACCCATCACGACCGTTGTTGGTGATTTAGCATCAATAAACTGCTGGCTACCCACCACGTCAGAGAAGAAGACGGTTTGGCGACTCATATTTGGCAGCTCCAGACCTACATAGGGTTTACCCGGAATAACTTCTACGACACGGACAGCCATCGCAGACAATGAACGTGCCAAGTCCATCGATAGACTTGAGATTCGACTCACTTTCACACCCGGTGCAAGGTCAAGCTCGAATCGAGTAATCACAGGGCCTGGGAAGATATCCACCACTTCAGCTTTGATTTTATAGTCAGCGAGCTTTGACTCAACCAGACGAGCAATATCTTCTAGAGCATCGCGATCAATAAAGTTGTCACGCTTTTCAGGGTGGTAAAGTAGCTCTAAAGTCGGCATCGGAGACGTTGGTTTAGGAAGATTCGGCTCTTTTTGAACCAAGAATGGATTCTGCGCTGCCGCCATATTCGCTTGCGCTTCAGAAACAATATTCTGGAACGCGGCGACATCTTGGTCTGGATGTGCAGGCTCTTCTTCCGTTACTTCTTCCCAAGGCAGGTCAATCGCCTGCTCTTCAACTTTCTCTACTTCAGTATCCGTTTCGTTCCAATGACTTTCGTCAATACTAGATTCTTGACGAGGTGTCTCTTCAAAAGCCGTTTCTTCAGCCATCTCATGATCAACAGCGGGTTGTTCAATGAACATAGGTTCTGGCACAACCTCTGGCTCTGGGTCCGAAGTAAATGAGACTGGTTCATTGTTCTGAACGGGCTCTACATCAAATCTTGATTCTTGTTCAACAACAGGCTCTGGCGCAACCTGAGGCTCCACTGGCTGCTCTTGCATATATTCTTGATAAGCCGCTTGTGAATGATGAGCTTCTGTTTGCACTTGCTCGGCTAGATCGTCTTCATCCATCGCTGCATGTTCTAGCTGCTCAATAGTCGCATTCAATTGCTTAGAACGTTCTACACCTTCTTCCAATGGTTCTTCCGGTGCGTGATAAGTTGGCTGAGGCTTTTCAGCAGGTTTTACAGCAGATGACTTAACCGCAGCTTCAGGTTCTTTTTCAGGCATATGGATATTGAAGTGGCGCTTAGGCTCTTCTGCCACTGGCATTTCAACTTCTGGCTCAGCGGTTGCCGAGAAGTGTAGACTCGGATCGCTCGTCAGTGGGTCATTGGTTTCTTCAATCTCTTCAGCAACACCCTCAACTGGCGAATTCGACGGCGCAGTGTGCAACTCATCGTGCTGTTCGGTTTCCTTAAGTTCTGGCTCCATCACCTCTTGGTCATGACCGCGCATTTTATTCACAAGAGCTGTAAATAGATGAATCGCAGTATTTCCGAGCCACTCAACAATACTGAGCCATGAGATCCCTGTAAGGAGGGTAAAACCAGCGCCCCACAGGAATAGCAGAACAAGCGTTGACCCTAGAATATTCAGAGTAGGTAACGCTAGACTGGTCATCACGTCACCAATCACACCACCTGATGAAAAGTACCAGATATCGTCAAAGTTGATATCTGCCAAGCCACAGCTGGTTAATAGAAGAATCGTGAGGCCAAGTAAACGCGTGCCCCACAACATAAAGTCGATGGTTTCATCTTCATCACGCTTACGGAACAGCACCCACGCCGCTAACGTAACAAGAATAGGCAAAGGATAAGCTAGAGAACCAAAGATAAAAAACAGTGTATCTGCCAACCAAGCACCAACATAGCCGCCTGCGTTTTGTATCTCTCCACCCCAAGCCGTTTGAGACCAAGATGGATCTGCAGGATTAAAAGTCAGCAGTGCGACGGCAAGGAGAATTGAAAACAGCACACCCAGAATCAGGCTGCACTCTTTTAAACGTTGGGTACCCGTCAAACGAGAAGACTGAGGCTCTTCACTCGTTTTGATGATTGTTTCGACTTTGTTGCCGCTCTCTTTGAACATAAACCAGCTTTATAAATATGTTTGATAAAAACTACTGTTGATTTAACCATATCAAACGGAAAAACCCAATTCCAGAAAGCAAGAAAGCGGAAACTAAGTTCCGCTTTCTTGCTGTTCGACCATTGATGACTAACGAGTTTTAATCACCAGCTGGTTGGTTTGTTTCACTTCTTCCATTACCACGTAGGTACGAGTGTCGTTCACGCCAGGTAAACGCAGCAGCGTATCACCTAGAAGTTTACGGTAAGCACCCATATCCGATACACGTGTTTTTAGAAGATAGTCAAAGTCACCCGACACTAAATGACACTCTTGGATGTCGTCTAGCTTTTGAACGGCAGTGTTAAATTGTTCAAATACATCTGGCGCACCCGCGGTTCAATGTAATTTCAACAAACACCAATAGTGATGCATCTAAGTACTGAGGATTAAGCAGCGCTGTATACCCTGTAATGTACCCTTGACGCTCCAAACGACGAACACGTTCCAAACACGGAGTCGGAGAAAGACCCACACGTTTTGAAAGTTCAACGTTCGAAATTCGACCGTCTTTTTGCAACTCATTAAGAATGTTGCGGTCGATACGGTCTAGTTCCTTGGACGGCTTCTTATAGTTGTCTGCCATTTTTTATTCCACCTTATTACTTCCTTGCAAAAAAATATACTACAACTTTTTAATATTCAGTATCAAATTTTATTTAAACATAACTATACTAGATATTAATTCGACAGAATTACCCTACAAACAGTTAATACAACTACTATAGATTATACAACCAAAATAAAATGAGGATTCAGGATGATTATTGGCGTACCTAAGGAAATCAAAAACCACGAGTACCGCGTTGGTATGATCCCAGCTAGCGTGAGAGAACTAATCTCACATGGTCACCAAGTTTTTGTTGAAACCAATGCCGGTAATGGTATCGGTTTTTCAGACGATGATTACATCGCTGTAGGCGCATCCATTCTTCCTACTGCTGCTGACGTATTCGCGAAAGCAGATATGATTGTAAAGGTTAAAGAACCTCAAGCTGTCGAGCGAGCTATGCTTCGCGAAGGGCAAATATTATTTACTTATTTACACCTTGCACCAGATTTTCCACAAACTGAAGAGCTTATCAAGAGCAAAGCTGTCTGCGTAGCCTATGAGACTGTAACAGATAATATGGGTCGCTTGCCACTATTAGCACCAATGTCTGAAGTTGCAGGTCGCATGTCTATTCAAGCGGGTGCACAAACTCTTGAGAAATCTCACGGCGGTCGTGGTCTTCTACTTGGCGGTGTTCCGGGTGTTGAGCCAGCAAAAGTTGTTGTTGTCGGCGGCGGCGTAGTGGGCGCTAACGCAGCTCGTATGGCTGTTGGCCTACGTGCAGACGTCACTATCCTAGACCGTAACGTTGATACACTTCGTCGCCTAGATGAAGAGTTCCAAGGTCGCGCTAAAGTGGTTTACTCTACTGAAGACGCTATCGAGAAGCACGTTCTAGAAGCTGACCTAGTTATCGGTGCCGTACTAATTCCAGGCGCAGCTGCTCCTAAACTAGTGACTAAAGAGCACATCGCTAAGATGAAGCCAGGCGCAGCAGTGGTAGACGTAGCAATCGACCAGGGCGGCTGTTTCGAGACTTCTCACGCAACAACACACGCAGAACCAACTTACATCGTTGACGACGTTGTTCACTACTGTGTTGCTAACATGCCAGGTGCCGTTGCTCGCACTTCAACATTCGCGCTAAACAATGCAACACTTCCTTACATTGTTAAACTAGCGAACAAAGGTTACCGTGAAGCACTTCTAGCGGACAAAGGTTTCCTAGAAGGTCTAAACGTTATCCACGGTAAAGTAACTTGCAAAGAAGTTGCAGAAAGCTTTGACCTAGAATACGTAGACCCAGCTGAAGCTATCGCAATGTTCAATTAAGAACCTGTATAGACAGTTTTGACTGACTAGCAATGTAAAAGCCAGCTTGATTCTTTTCAAGCTGGCTTTTTTATATCTTATAGCTTGCAGCGCTAGTTGGCGCCTACTTTACCTATCAGACTTCCAACCTCGAATCAGAATGTTACGTGGTGTGATGTGTCTTTCGCAAAACTGTTCAACCGACGTTTGGTAGCCCTGCTCTTCTAGGTAAAGCGCCCTATCCAAAGTTAACCACATCTCCAGTGGTCTTCTAAACACTTGCTGTACCAAGCTGAGTCGCTCCATATTACAGAAAAGCTGCTCACCTAACCTCCCATACAACTCAAAATCTAGCTCACTAGGTAAAGTGAGTTCTTTCTGCTTCGCTGCCCACCAGCAAAACGCTTCAAAGCCCTGAGACAACTCTGATTTTTTGATACTCGGAACTGGTAAATACTCTAGAACCCCAAGCTCACGCTTAATCAACTGGCTAAAGCCCAATCGAAAGCTCATCTCCAATTGACGATGCCTCTTAACACGTTCTCCGCCAGTGACGGTTTCCTGCAATGGTATTCGCAGGTCGGATTTTGATAGAGAAAGTGGTGAAGACTGTGCCACTTTTGACATGGCTTGATAGCGATCCGACTGAATCAGGTGGTAACAACACGGTGAGATCGTAACTGCAGGAAGCGAGTGGCTAACCACCTTATTGAGCAAAGTAACGTGAAGATCACCACAAGCGTGAAGCGCTACGGCATGTTGATTGTGGTTAAATACCTTATCGGAGTCCTCAGAGAAGGCGTTTCCTTGCACGAATTGCATCGGCAGCTGCTGCGCATCCGCAATCGCTTGGCCACTGTCACACAGCGATTGCTGCCATTCAAAGCTAGTCACTTGTTGCTTCGATTGTTGCGACAAAATCCGACCAAGGAACCCCTTACCAGAACACCACTCAAGCCACTCTTTTCCTTTGTGATGATTCAATACCGCTTCACTCATTAACAAGATCTGCTCAAGCTTTCGGCCTGGAATTCCAGTGTCTGCTCCTTTAGGGAGATCTAACCCTTTTCTCTTCAATGTCGATAACTCCACAGTCTCAACGATTTGAAGTAACTCAGGAAAAAATGCGTTCAACTCTTCAATTAGAGATGCTGGCTGTTCTTTAAACGCCAAGATCTGATCATGGTTAAGCGATTGTAGCCATGCAAATAAAGGTTGATTGTGGCTACGCCAAGGAAGCTCATCTTGTTGGCAAAGATGGAACGGCTCAGATCGCCAATAAACTTGGTGTTGATGAAGAAAGGAATCAAGAATTTGGAATTTGGATTGCATGCGGCCCCCTATAGTGGAGGGATTGTAGGTGGAAGCCATGCAAATAGAAAGTATTGGTGGACATCTGATAGTAATCAGGCCTACTCAAAAGCAGGCCTGAACAACATAGTATCTATCTTACCGGAAGCTCGATGTCTTTAAACATCTCTTCAATTTCTTCATTTGACTTCAATGAAATCGCTTGTTCAACGACAGGGCGTGTTAAGTGCGGTGCAAAACGCTCCATGAAGTCAAACATGTAAGAGCGTAAAAAAGTACCGCGGCGGAAGCCAATACTGGTTGTACTCGCTCCAAATAGATGGCTCGCATCGATCGCGACTAGGTCTTTGTCCTGCTCTGCATCAATCGCCATGCTCGCGATGACACCAACACCAATCCCCATGCGCACATAAGTCTTAATCACGTCGGCATCGGTTGCAGTAAATACAACACGTGGTGTTAAACCCACCTTATTAAACGCAGTATCAAGCTCTGAACGCCCAGTAAAACCAAATACATAAGTCACCAGCGAGTATGCCGCTAAGTCTTCGATGGTTACCTTCTGCTTTTGTGCCAACGGATGGTCTTTCGTCACCACAATTGAACGATTCCAGTGATAGCACGGCAACATAATGGCATCTTGATAGAGATGAAGCGCTTCAGTTGCAATTGCGAAGTTCGCCGTACCTTTAGCTACCGCTTCTGACATCTGGCTTGGTGTACCTTGGTGCATATGAAGCGATACTTTTGGATAACGAGCGGTAAAACCTTTAATCACATCAGGCAACGCATAGCGGGCTTG
The Vibrio pelagius genome window above contains:
- the ald gene encoding alanine dehydrogenase yields the protein MIIGVPKEIKNHEYRVGMIPASVRELISHGHQVFVETNAGNGIGFSDDDYIAVGASILPTAADVFAKADMIVKVKEPQAVERAMLREGQILFTYLHLAPDFPQTEELIKSKAVCVAYETVTDNMGRLPLLAPMSEVAGRMSIQAGAQTLEKSHGGRGLLLGGVPGVEPAKVVVVGGGVVGANAARMAVGLRADVTILDRNVDTLRRLDEEFQGRAKVVYSTEDAIEKHVLEADLVIGAVLIPGAAAPKLVTKEHIAKMKPGAAVVDVAIDQGGCFETSHATTHAEPTYIVDDVVHYCVANMPGAVARTSTFALNNATLPYIVKLANKGYREALLADKGFLEGLNVIHGKVTCKEVAESFDLEYVDPAEAIAMFN
- the cysB gene encoding HTH-type transcriptional regulator CysB, whose translation is MKLQQLKYIVEVVNHNLNVSATAESLYTSQPGISKQVRLLEDELGIQIFERSGKHLTQVTQAGEDIVRISQEILARVESIKAVAGEHTHPEMGTLNISTTHTQARYALPDVIKGFTARYPKVSLHMHQGTPSQMSEAVAKGTANFAIATEALHLYQDAIMLPCYHWNRSIVVTKDHPLAQKQKVTIEDLAAYSLVTYVFGFTGRSELDTAFNKVGLTPRVVFTATDADVIKTYVRMGIGVGVIASMAIDAEQDKDLVAIDASHLFGASTTSIGFRRGTFLRSYMFDFMERFAPHLTRPVVEQAISLKSNEEIEEMFKDIELPVR
- the lolA gene encoding outer membrane lipoprotein chaperone LolA, encoding MKKALALLFMSFSVFASPKEELSNRLALNAGFSADFKQVVTSPDGDVVMEGEGTVEIARPSLFRWETTFPDENLLVSDGQSLWYYSPFIEQVSIYWQEQATAQTPFVLLTRNQQSDWDNYDVTQSGNQFTLKPTAVDSNQGDFQIQINDKGIVQGFNVIEQDGQKGEFTFSNVELGKPSSDRFTFVAPEGVEVDDQRN
- a CDS encoding DNA translocase FtsK 4TM domain-containing protein, translated to MFKESGNKVETIIKTSEEPQSSRLTGTQRLKECSLILGVLFSILLAVALLTFNPADPSWSQTAWGGEIQNAGGYVGAWLADTLFFIFGSLAYPLPILVTLAAWVLFRKRDEDETIDFMLWGTRLLGLTILLLTSCGLADINFDDIWYFSSGGVIGDVMTSLALPTLNILGSTLVLLFLWGAGFTLLTGISWLSIVEWLGNTAIHLFTALVNKMRGHDQEVMEPELKETEQHDELHTAPSNSPVEGVAEEIEETNDPLTSDPSLHFSATAEPEVEMPVAEEPKRHFNIHMPEKEPEAAVKSSAVKPAEKPQPTYHAPEEPLEEGVERSKQLNATIEQLEHAAMDEDDLAEQVQTEAHHSQAAYQEYMQEQPVEPQVAPEPVVEQESRFDVEPVQNNEPVSFTSDPEPEVVPEPMFIEQPAVDHEMAEETAFEETPRQESSIDESHWNETDTEVEKVEEQAIDLPWEEVTEEEPAHPDQDVAAFQNIVSEAQANMAAAQNPFLVQKEPNLPKPTSPMPTLELLYHPEKRDNFIDRDALEDIARLVESKLADYKIKAEVVDIFPGPVITRFELDLAPGVKVSRISSLSMDLARSLSAMAVRVVEVIPGKPYVGLELPNMSRQTVFFSDVVGSQQFIDAKSPTTVVMGQDIAGEAVIADIAKMPHVLVAGTTGSGKSVGVNVMILSMLYKATPEDLRFIMIDPKMLELSIYEGIPHLLSEVVTDMKDASNALRWCVGEMERRYKLMSALGVRNIKGYNDKLKMAAEAGHPIHDPLWQAGDSMDPEPPLLEKLPYIVVVVDEFADLMMVVGKKVEELIARLAQKARAAGIHLILATQRPSVDVITGLIKANIPTRVAFTVSTKTDSRTILDQGGAESLLGMGDMLYLPPGSSHTIRVHGAFASDDDVHAVVNDWKARGKPNYIDEITNGEQTPETLLPGEKMEGDEDVDSLFDQVVEHVVQSRRGSVSGVQRRFKIGYNRAARIVEQLEAQGIVSPPGHNGNREVLAPAPPKE
- the bioA gene encoding adenosylmethionine--8-amino-7-oxononanoate transaminase is translated as MDLAFDRQHIWHPYTSTLTPLTCYPVVGAKGVLLEMEDGKRVIDGMSSWWSTIHGYNHPVLNDAAHSQIDKVSHVMFGGITHQPAIDLCKKLLKLAPSNLEHVFLADSGSVAVEVSLKMALQYWHAKGQPRSKFLTLRDGYHGDTFAAMSVTDPENSMHSLYKGFLPEHLFAASPTTGFWDEWNPDDISNFREKLSTHHQEIAAVILEPIVQGAGGMRIYHPEFLKQVRGLCDEFGVLLILDEIATGFGRTGKLFACEHADIQPDILCVGKALTGGYMTLSATLASKEVADTVCGGEAGCFMHGPTFMGNPLACAVGAASLGLIEQGDWQLQTKQIESLFSELLPKLKQHELVKDVRWLGAIGVVETHTPVDMEAIQAHFVEQGVWIRPFGKLIYMMPPFISESHHIEKLVTAIDSALQRPECFQ
- a CDS encoding replication-associated recombination protein A, translated to MSNYSLDFSGDEDFRPLAARMRPETVEQYIGQQHILGPGKPLRRALEAGHIHSMILWGPPGTGKTTLAEVAANYANAEVERVSAVTSGVKDIRVAIDKARENKQAGRRTILFVDEVHRFNKSQQDAFLPHIEDGTVTFIGATTENPSFELNNALLSRARVYKLTSLNTDDISLVIRQAIEDKQRGLGDVSAHFADNVLDRLAELVNGDARMSLNYLELLYDMAEDDEQGRKSITLQLLAEVAGEKVARFDNKGDIWYDLISAVHKSIRGSNPDAALYWSARMIAAGCDPLYIVRRLLAIASEDIGNADPRAMQVAISAWDCFTRIGPAEGERAIAQAVVYLACAPKSNAVYTAWKQALTDAHNLPEYEVPHHLRNAPTSLMKDMGYGQEYRYAHDEPGAYAAGEKYLPPEMGERQYYFPTKRGLETKIGEKLDYLADLDAKSPQKRYEK
- a CDS encoding SAM-dependent methyltransferase; this encodes MQSKFQILDSFLHQHQVYWRSEPFHLCQQDELPWRSHNQPLFAWLQSLNHDQILAFKEQPASLIEELNAFFPELLQIVETVELSTLKRKGLDLPKGADTGIPGRKLEQILLMSEAVLNHHKGKEWLEWCSGKGFLGRILSQQSKQQVTSFEWQQSLCDSGQAIADAQQLPMQFVQGNAFSEDSDKVFNHNQHAVALHACGDLHVTLLNKVVSHSLPAVTISPCCYHLIQSDRYQAMSKVAQSSPLSLSKSDLRIPLQETVTGGERVKRHRQLEMSFRLGFSQLIKRELGVLEYLPVPSIKKSELSQGFEAFCWWAAKQKELTLPSELDFELYGRLGEQLFCNMERLSLVQQVFRRPLEMWLTLDRALYLEEQGYQTSVEQFCERHITPRNILIRGWKSDR
- the serS gene encoding serine--tRNA ligase; its protein translation is MLDSKLLRAELDETAAKLARRGFDLDVETIRELEEKRKSLQMKTEELQALRNSRSKSIGQAKAKGDHEEAERILAEVGNLGSELDAAKVALADLQGELEAITMAIPNLPDDSVPAGKDEDDNVEISRWGEPKTYDFEVKDHVDLGELSGGLDFASAVKISGSRFIVMKGKFARLHRAIAQFMLDLHTDEHGYTEMYVPYLVNHDSLYGTGQLPKFGEDLFHTSPLTEQVSDVPLKKLSLIPTAEVPVTNLVRDTITEEAELPLKMTAHTPCFRSEAGSYGRDTRGLIRMHQFDKVELVQITKPEDSMAALEELTGHAEKVLQLLELPYRKVVLCTGDMGFGAAKTYDLEVWVPAQETYREISSCSNMWDFQARRMQARFRRKGEKKPELVHTLNGSGLAVGRTMVAILENNQEADGRIAIPTVLQKYMGGVTHIG